The segment CGGTAGCTCGTCGGGCTCATAACCCGAAGGTCACAGGTTCAAATCCTGTTTCCGCAACCAACATCCTCGATTAATCCTCAACCTACTTTATTATATTGACTTACATCAAATTTTTTCTTATCTTGATTTGTTACTATGTTTGAATCTTTCTAAGAGGAATTCAAATGTTTAAAATGTCATCTCTAATACTTACCTTACTCATAGTATCTGTATCAAGTTGGGCGGATGCACCGTCATTATCCGAAGAAACGAAAGTAATGCTGAAAGAAGCAAAAGCACACGTTGATCCTATCGAACCTCAAAAACTCAAAGAGTTAATGGCAGATGAAAAAATCATTTTATTGGATGTAAGAGATCCGGATGAATGGGAAAAAAGTACGATCCAGTATGACCGTCAGGTCAAGATTTCACGGGGATTTCTCGAAATAAAATATCCAAAACTAATCCTGGATAAATATTCTAAAGATGATACATTCGTGGTTTATTGCGCATTGGAGCCAAGATCGGTATTTGCAGCGCAACGCCTACAACAATTGGGGTTCAAACACGTCATGTACCTTCAAGGCGGATTGAAAAATTTCAATCCTTGATGACAAAAAGTTTCAAACTTCCCAGTATTTTTTGCTGGTAAGCAATTTTTTAATTTGAGGAGCGATCTCTGTATCGCTTTTCCCAACACTCCATAGTTTTTTGCTCAACTGTCGTATCGTATCACTAAAATTGTCATCAATCAGTGGCAAATACGATGTTTTGGGAAAGCACTGAAAAAGCAGCTCTTTTTCTATTATAAATTGATCTTCTTCACAAAGATTACCCTGAGTATCTATCGCATGCAATGTCATCGTAGAACCGCTTTCCAAT is part of the Sulfuricurvum sp. genome and harbors:
- a CDS encoding rhodanese-like domain-containing protein, which translates into the protein MFKMSSLILTLLIVSVSSWADAPSLSEETKVMLKEAKAHVDPIEPQKLKELMADEKIILLDVRDPDEWEKSTIQYDRQVKISRGFLEIKYPKLILDKYSKDDTFVVYCALEPRSVFAAQRLQQLGFKHVMYLQGGLKNFNP